From Scatophagus argus isolate fScaArg1 chromosome 10, fScaArg1.pri, whole genome shotgun sequence, a single genomic window includes:
- the tsnax gene encoding translin-associated protein X, translating into MNKREGEGCPRKNADGVQDGEASGIPSSSVISVFKVFQQELDTKHDKYERLVKISRDITIESKRTIFLLHRVTSVPDTEDVLNEADAKLDGVRQKIGQIAEELRGEDIYQFHRAFTPGIQEYVEAVSFLHYIRHRSLISLEEINARLVFVRKEKVDPKGSAEALLLSAQVLTFQVTPSDYLLGVADLTGELMRLCISSVGNGDIDTPFQLSQFLRQIHDGFSYIGNTGPYEVSKKLHTLRQSLGKVEDACYTLRVRGSEIPKHMLADVFSSRATLMDPEEGVV; encoded by the exons ATGAATAAGCGAGAAG GTGAGGGATGTCCTCGGAAAAATGCTGATGGAGTGCAGGATGGTGAGGCGAGCGGCATCCCGTCCTCATCTGTCATCTCTGTTTTCAAAG TTTTCCAGCAGGAGCTTGACACCAAACACGACAAATATGAACGTCTTGTTAAGATCAGTCGAGACATCACCATTGAGAGCAAGAGgaccatttttcttttacatagAGTGACCAG TGTACCAGATACAGAGGATGTTTTGAATGAAGCGGATGCAAAGCTGGATGGAGTCAGGCAGAAAATTGGACAAATCGCTGAagagctgagaggagaggacaTCTACCAGTTTCACAGAGCTTTCACGCCAG GGATCCAGGAGTATGTGGAGGCCGTCTCTTTCCTGCACTACATTCGCCACCGCAGCCTTATCAGCCTGGAGGAGATCAACGCCAGACTGGTGTTCGTGAGGAAAGAGAAGGTGGACCCTAAG GGCTCAGCTGAAGCCCTTCTGCTGAGCGCTCAGGTCCTGACCTTCCAGGTGACGCCCTCAGACTACCTGCTCGGCGTGGCCGACCTGACGGGAGAGCTCATGAGGTTGTGCATCAGCAGCGTGGGCAACGGCGACATCGACACACCCTTCCAGCTCAGTCAGTTCCTGCGGCAGATCCACGACGGCTTCTCCTATATCGGGAACACGGGCCCATACGAGGTGTCCAAGAAGCTGCACACGCTGCGACAGAGCCTCGGCAAAGTGGAGGACGCCTGCTACACCCTGCGTGTCCGCGGCTCGGAGATCCCCAAACACATGTTGGCCGACGTGTTCTCCAGTAGGGCCACGCTCATGGACCCTGAAGAAGGAGTGGTTTAA
- the LOC124066277 gene encoding clumping factor B-like codes for MLEVIEQDDRLNAGMALWLQFVVINGLEDEAIALLRQIRDEREGNNIVNNIDNNDDEDGPQFEDAPAEPQVDMEVNIVNNFDNDDYDNEERAEEDEDGQQLEDAPAEPRVDLEVNHPAEAEDPLPGGSQRNELPDAILAEEEAPSTSSVCGGSRRRSREEDEEDKMSRKQFRRCNEMCDAVSDSDTDSDSASDSGSDSDSDSDSHSDSDSHSHSDSEDEEPQTKPANIIAQLRKISSRAQGF; via the exons ATGCTGGAGGTCATTGAGCAAGATGACAGACTTAACGCTGGAATGGCTCTCTGGCTGCAGTTTGTCGTCATTAATGGACTTGAGGATGAAGCCATTGCTTTACTAAGGCAAATTAGAGATGAACGGGAGGGCAACAATATTGTCAACAATAttgacaataatgatgatgaagatggtcCACAATTTGAAGATGCTCCTGCTGAGCCTCAAGTTGACATGGAAGTCAATATTGTCAACAATTTTGACAATGATGATTATGACAATGAGGAACGagctgaagaagatgaagatggtcAACAACTTGAAGATGCTCCTGCTGAGCCTCGAGTTGACTTGGAAGTCAACCATCCAGCTGAAGCAGAAGATCCCCTGCCTGGAGGATCCCAGAGGAATGAGCTGCCTGATGCCATCTTGGCTGAGGAAGAAGCACCCTCCACCAGCTCAGTGTGTGGAGGATCAAGGAGGAGGtcaagagaggaagatgaagaagacaaGATGAGCAGGAAACAATTCAGGCGCTGCAATGAAATGTGTGATGCCGTCTCagacagtgacactgacagcGACAGCGCCAGCGACAGTGGCAGCGACAGCGACAGTGACAGCGacagtcacagtgacagtgacagccaCAGTCACAGTGACAGCGAGGATGAAGAACCA CAAACCAAGCCAGCCAACATTATAGCTCAGCTAAGGAAGATATCGTCACGAGCACAAGGTTTTTGA